The Phaeacidiphilus oryzae TH49 region AAACAGACCTACACCTGGGGTACTCGATGAGCTCCGATTCGCAGTCGGCCCGGTCCAAGGCCGCGTACGACCACCTGTGGATGCACTTCACCTCGATGAAGTCGTACGAGAACAGCCCTGTGCCGACGATCGCCCGCGGCGAGGGGACCTACATCTACGACACCGAGGGCCGGAAGTACCTGGACGGCCTCTCCGGCCTCTTCGTGGTCCAGGCCGGGCACGGCCGCGCCGAGCTGGCCGAGGTCGCCGCGAAGCAGGCCAAGGAGCTGGCCTTCTTCCCGATCTGGAGCTACGCCCACCCGGCCGCCGTCGAGCTGGCCGAGCGGCTGGCGCACTACGCCCCGGGCGACCTCAACAAGGTCTTCTTCACCACCGGCGGCGGCGAGGCGGTCGAGACCGCCTGGAAGCTGGCGAAGCAGTACCACAAGCTCAAGGGCAACCACACCAAGTACAAGGTGATCTCGCGGGCCGTCGCGTACCACGGCACCCCGCAGGGCGCCCTGTCGATCACCGGCCTGCCGGCCCTGAAGGCGCCGTTCGAGCCGCTGGTGCCGGGTGCGCACAAGGTGCCGAACACCAACATCTACCGCGCGCCGATCCACGGCGACGACCCGGAGGCCTTCGGCCGCTGGGCCGCCGACCAGATCGAGCAGCAGATCCTGTTCGAGGGCCCGGAGACGGTGGCCGCGGTCTTCCTGGAGCCGGTGCAGAACGCCGGCGGCTGCTTCCCGCCCCCGCCCGGCTACTTCCAGCGGGTGCGCGAGATCTGCGACCAGTACGACGTGCTGCTCGTCTCGGACGAGGTCATCTGCGCCTTCGGCCGGCTGGGCACCATGTTCGCCTGCGACAAGTTCGACTACGTGCCGGACATGATCACCTGCGCCAAGGGGATGACCTCCGGCTACTCGCCGATCGGCGCCTGCATCGTCTCGGACCGCATCGCCGAGCCGTTCTGGGCGGAGGACAACACCTTCCTCCACGGCTACACCTTCGGCGGCCACCCGGTGTCCGCCGCGGTGGCCCTGGCCAACCTCGACATCTTCGAGCGGGAGAAGCTCAACCAGCACGTGCTGGACAACGAGTCGGCCTTCTTCGGCACCCTGTCGAAGCTGAACGACCTGCCGATCGTCGGCGACGTCCGCGGCAACGGCTTCTTCTACGGCATCGAGCTGGTGAAGGACAAGGCCACCAAGGAGACCTTCACCGAGGAGGAGTGCGACAGCCTCCTCTACGGCTTCGTCTCCAAGAAGCTCTTCGAGAACGGCCTCTACTGCCGGGCCGACGACCGCGGCGACCCGGTCATCCAGCTCTCCCCGCCGCTGATCTCCGACCAGGGCACCTTCGACGAGATCGAGCAGATCATCCGCGGCGTCCTCACCGAGGCCTGGACGAGGATCTGACCCTCCTCCCGTCAACCCGAGTCCCCGGCACATCACTCGTGCCGGGGACTCGGGCTTCCCGGGGGGCTTTGGGGGCACCAGCGGTGCGCCCGGCGCAATACGCTCTTAGGCGGAATGCGCCGTGCGGATGATCATCAGCGGCGTACCGATGATCACCGGCATCAGGAGGTCCCAGTGGAGGTCGCAGCGGCGGTCGCCCCACCCGACAACGACGTGCTGTGGGCCCGCGGCCTGGTCACCGCACCGCGGGAGGGGGCCGCGGCCCTGCGGGAGGTCTCGATCGGGGTGCGCCAGGGCGAGGTGCTGGCCGTGACCGGCGTCCGCGGCTCCGGGAAGACCACCCTGCTGGACTGCCTGGGGGCGGCGCGGGCGATCGACTCCGGGGAGATCTGGTTCAACAGCGCGCCCGTCCACATCCTCTCCCGGGCCGGGCGGGAGCGGCTGCGGCGCGAGCGGTTCGGCCGGATCGGCAGCGAACCGGCGCTGGTGCCGGAGCTGACGGTGCGTGAGAACGTCGCGCTGCCGATGCTGCTGGCCGGCGGACCGGCCGCCGGGCGGCGGGCCGCGCTGCGCGCCGCCGACGAGTGGCTGGAGCGCCTGGACGTCGCCGACCGCGCGCGGCGGCGGGCCCGGCAGCTGCCACCCGAGGAGCAGCAGCGGGTCGCGGTGGCGCGGGCGTTGGCCCACTCCCCCACCGTGGTGCTGGCCGACGAACCGACCGCCCCGGTGATCCGCGCCGCGGACCGCGACCAGCTGATGCGGATGCTGGTCACCGCGACCCGCTCGCACGGCCTGACCCTCCTGCTGGCCACCACGGACCGGGAGCTCGCCGCCCGCTACGCCGACCGGGCCGCCGAGATGTCCGCGGGGCGCCTCGGGCCGCCGCGGGCGGTGTCGCCGACCGCGACCGCCGCCGGGGGTCAACCCGGGCTGCCCGCCCCGGGGGTGACGCTGCGTCAATTCCCCGCCCCGGGGGGACGGGCCAGCGTCCCCGGCGAGCGCGGGCCGGTGGCGGTGCCGGTGGCGGCCGGGGCCGAGGGCTCTGGGGAGCCCCGGTGCTCCTGATCGGGCGGCTCTGGCGGGGCGGCGCCGGCGGGATCGGCGAGATCGCCCGGCTGGCGGCCGTGGCGGCGGCCTCCGCGACCGCGG contains the following coding sequences:
- a CDS encoding ABC transporter ATP-binding protein, producing the protein MEVAAAVAPPDNDVLWARGLVTAPREGAAALREVSIGVRQGEVLAVTGVRGSGKTTLLDCLGAARAIDSGEIWFNSAPVHILSRAGRERLRRERFGRIGSEPALVPELTVRENVALPMLLAGGPAAGRRAALRAADEWLERLDVADRARRRARQLPPEEQQRVAVARALAHSPTVVLADEPTAPVIRAADRDQLMRMLVTATRSHGLTLLLATTDRELAARYADRAAEMSAGRLGPPRAVSPTATAAGGQPGLPAPGVTLRQFPAPGGRASVPGERGPVAVPVAAGAEGSGEPRCS
- a CDS encoding aspartate aminotransferase family protein, with product MSSDSQSARSKAAYDHLWMHFTSMKSYENSPVPTIARGEGTYIYDTEGRKYLDGLSGLFVVQAGHGRAELAEVAAKQAKELAFFPIWSYAHPAAVELAERLAHYAPGDLNKVFFTTGGGEAVETAWKLAKQYHKLKGNHTKYKVISRAVAYHGTPQGALSITGLPALKAPFEPLVPGAHKVPNTNIYRAPIHGDDPEAFGRWAADQIEQQILFEGPETVAAVFLEPVQNAGGCFPPPPGYFQRVREICDQYDVLLVSDEVICAFGRLGTMFACDKFDYVPDMITCAKGMTSGYSPIGACIVSDRIAEPFWAEDNTFLHGYTFGGHPVSAAVALANLDIFEREKLNQHVLDNESAFFGTLSKLNDLPIVGDVRGNGFFYGIELVKDKATKETFTEEECDSLLYGFVSKKLFENGLYCRADDRGDPVIQLSPPLISDQGTFDEIEQIIRGVLTEAWTRI